In the Populus trichocarpa isolate Nisqually-1 chromosome 1, P.trichocarpa_v4.1, whole genome shotgun sequence genome, one interval contains:
- the LOC18095487 gene encoding protein LIGHT-DEPENDENT SHORT HYPOCOTYLS 7, which translates to MSSNKGKDVAEGSSRAVAMAPDQQNPPPLSRYESQKRRDWNTFGQYLRNQRPPVALSQCNANHVLEFLRYLDQFGKTKVHLQGCVFFGQPEPPGPCTCPLKQAWGSLDALIGRLRAAYEENGGLPETNPFASGAIRVYLREVRDSQAKARGIPYKKKKKKRNPMKANDESSSFHMQ; encoded by the coding sequence ATGTCAAGCAATAAAGGGAAAGATGTAGCGGAAGGTTCATCAAGAGCTGTTGCTATGGCTCCCGATCAGCAAAATCCACCTCCCTTGAGTCGATACGAATCGCAGAAGAGGCGCGATTGGAACACCTTTGGTCAGTACTTGAGGAACCAGAGACCCCCAGTTGCATTATCACAGTGCAACGCAAATCATGTGCTTGAATTTCTTCGATACCTCGATCAATTTGGCAAGACTAAGGTGCACTTACAAGGGTGTGTCTTTTTTGGACAACCTGAGCCGCCAGGGCCCTGTACTTGCCCACTTAAGCAAGCCTGGGGTAGCCTTGATGCACTCATCGGCCGGCTTAGGGCTGCTTATGAAGAAAATGGTGGCTTGCCTGAGACAAACCCTTTTGCAAGTGGTGCTATTAGAGTATATCTACGTGAAGTGAGGGACTCTCAGGCCAAGGCAAGAGGAATTCcttataagaagaagaagaagaagaggaatccGATGAAAGCTAACGATGAGAGCTCAAGCTTTCATATGCAGTAA